One region of Erwinia tracheiphila genomic DNA includes:
- a CDS encoding DUF2076 domain-containing protein, translating to MQNEEQQLIENLFNRLKQAETQSAPRDATAEKLIQQHIQQQPGAPYYMAQAILIQEAAMKQLNNRVSELEAKLAQSQQPPQQSSGGFLSGLFGGGQRQSAPQSVAPQQSSPWGNNAPVQQQPGWSAPPAAAPSATRGFLGGALQTAVGVAGGVVMADMLTSMFHHSQPEEIVNIINEPALPQESFDNNLDTFNDVGGNPFSSQDAGFQRNDSNDFAGFGSDDFDSDNFGDDDSFV from the coding sequence ATGCAGAACGAAGAACAACAGTTAATTGAAAATCTGTTCAACCGTTTAAAACAGGCAGAGACCCAGTCTGCCCCCCGCGACGCCACCGCGGAAAAATTGATTCAACAACACATTCAGCAGCAACCGGGTGCTCCTTACTACATGGCACAGGCCATTTTGATTCAGGAAGCCGCCATGAAGCAGCTTAATAACCGGGTAAGCGAGCTTGAAGCAAAACTGGCGCAGTCTCAACAACCACCTCAGCAGAGCAGCGGCGGCTTTTTATCAGGCTTGTTTGGCGGCGGTCAGCGTCAGTCAGCGCCGCAAAGTGTTGCGCCTCAGCAATCCTCTCCTTGGGGTAACAACGCGCCGGTTCAGCAGCAGCCAGGCTGGTCTGCGCCCCCTGCCGCCGCGCCTTCAGCAACGCGAGGGTTTCTTGGCGGGGCTTTGCAAACTGCGGTAGGCGTTGCCGGTGGCGTGGTAATGGCGGATATGCTGACCAGCATGTTCCACCATTCGCAGCCTGAGGAAATCGTCAATATTATCAATGAACCCGCGCTGCCCCAGGAAAGCTTTGATAATAACCTTGATACTTTCAATGACGTTGGCGGTAATCCTTTTTCCAGTCAGGATGCTGGCTTTCAACGGAATGACAGTAACGACTTTGCCGGTTTTGGCAGCGACGACTTCGATAGTGATAATTTCGGTGATGACGACAGCTTCGTTTAA
- the proC gene encoding pyrroline-5-carboxylate reductase, whose product MMDKKIGFIGCGNMSKAIIGGLVSAGDVKPANIWVYDHKPATNQTMQQQYGITPAASAEEVAKAVDILFGAVKPGVMLNVLNEISGSLNKDTVVVSIAAGITLDALAGVLGHDRKLVRVMPNTPALVNEGMTSITPNVLVSKEEADEIVAIFNGFGKAELVPEYLIHAVVGVSGSAPAYVFMFIEAMADAAVLGGMPRTQAYQFAAQAVKGAAQMVLETGKHPGELKDMVCSPAGTTIEAVKALEEKGFRSAVIHAIQQCMDKSEKMSKI is encoded by the coding sequence ATGATGGACAAAAAAATCGGCTTTATTGGCTGTGGCAATATGTCAAAAGCAATCATTGGTGGCCTGGTCTCGGCTGGCGATGTGAAGCCGGCGAATATCTGGGTTTACGACCATAAACCCGCCACCAATCAGACCATGCAACAACAGTATGGCATCACGCCCGCCGCCAGCGCAGAAGAGGTTGCCAAAGCAGTTGATATTTTGTTCGGAGCGGTTAAACCCGGCGTTATGTTGAACGTGCTTAACGAAATTTCCGGCAGCTTAAATAAAGATACGGTCGTGGTTTCTATTGCCGCTGGCATCACGCTGGACGCCCTTGCTGGCGTTCTCGGCCACGACCGGAAACTGGTGCGGGTCATGCCCAATACGCCAGCGCTGGTCAATGAAGGGATGACCTCAATAACACCTAACGTTTTAGTCAGTAAAGAAGAAGCTGACGAAATCGTCGCTATCTTCAATGGATTCGGTAAGGCCGAGCTGGTGCCTGAATACCTGATTCACGCGGTGGTTGGCGTCAGCGGCTCCGCACCTGCCTATGTCTTTATGTTTATTGAAGCAATGGCCGATGCTGCCGTGCTGGGGGGAATGCCCCGCACTCAGGCTTATCAGTTCGCCGCGCAGGCAGTCAAGGGCGCGGCACAGATGGTGCTGGAGACCGGCAAGCACCCCGGTGAACTGAAGGACATGGTCTGCTCCCCTGCAGGCACGACTATCGAAGCGGTGAAAGCACTTGAAGAAAAAGGCTTTCGTTCAGCGGTGATCCATGCAATCCAGCAGTGTATGGATAAATCAGAAAAAATGAGCAAGATTTAA
- a CDS encoding YaiI/YqxD family protein gives MPIWVDADACPKVIKEVLYRAADREQMMVTLVANQPLSVPPSRFLRTLRVPAGFDAADNEIVRRAEAGDLVITADIPLAADVMEKGVVAINPRGERYSEATIRERLTLRDFMDTMRASGVQTGGPPALSQRDRQLFANELDKWLQAQKGKK, from the coding sequence ATGCCAATATGGGTGGATGCCGATGCGTGTCCAAAAGTGATCAAAGAGGTGCTTTACCGCGCCGCCGATCGTGAACAAATGATGGTCACTCTGGTTGCTAACCAGCCACTAAGCGTTCCGCCTTCTCGTTTTTTGCGCACGCTGCGTGTGCCTGCCGGATTTGATGCGGCCGATAATGAAATTGTGCGCCGTGCTGAAGCGGGCGACCTGGTGATCACGGCGGATATTCCACTGGCTGCAGACGTGATGGAAAAAGGCGTGGTGGCGATCAACCCGCGTGGCGAGCGCTACAGTGAGGCCACTATTCGTGAACGTCTGACCCTGCGCGATTTTATGGATACTATGCGGGCCAGTGGGGTGCAAACCGGGGGGCCGCCTGCACTCAGCCAGCGTGATCGGCAGCTGTTCGCGAATGAACTTGATAAATGGCTGCAGGCGCAAAAGGGAAAAAAATAA